A stretch of the Methylacidiphilum caldifontis genome encodes the following:
- a CDS encoding 4Fe-4S dicluster domain-containing protein, translating into MNSKKFKISKNALQSLIDHLKAEGFKTIGPKVSRNAIVYDEIDSLDDFPIGIGDEQEAGKYKLKKNPYPTLFGFASSPHSWKQFLFLAQEKIFSFRSPLNNNEAPSIEPPMFQSTPLAFIGVRSCDLHALSIQNRVFQEGPYIHSGYKVRSQHLFILAVNCTHPSATCFCSSMGTGPKAKKGYDLLLTEIVESNKAPYYVIEPGTACGEELLSLIQKENVSEEELNKEQQTLKEAEQKITRQLDTHGIKELLYNNLNHPRWEQTALRCLSCANCTFVCPTCFCSTLIDIPRKANEVERWMVWDSCFSLEFTHTPSGSTRKTVLARYRQWMTHKLASWIDQFGTSGCVGCGRCITWCPVGIDITEEAAIIRKTSPIEKLS; encoded by the coding sequence ATGAACTCAAAAAAGTTCAAAATTTCAAAAAATGCTCTTCAATCCCTCATTGATCATCTCAAAGCTGAAGGTTTCAAGACCATTGGACCAAAAGTGTCAAGAAACGCTATCGTGTATGATGAAATTGACAGTTTAGATGACTTTCCCATAGGTATCGGAGATGAACAGGAGGCGGGTAAATACAAACTAAAAAAAAACCCTTATCCAACTCTTTTTGGATTTGCCTCTTCTCCTCATAGCTGGAAACAGTTTCTATTCTTAGCTCAAGAAAAAATTTTTAGCTTCCGTAGCCCTTTGAACAACAACGAAGCGCCATCAATTGAGCCACCCATGTTTCAATCTACTCCTCTTGCTTTTATCGGGGTAAGATCTTGTGATCTCCATGCCCTATCCATTCAAAATCGAGTATTCCAGGAAGGACCCTACATTCACTCAGGCTACAAGGTTCGATCACAGCACCTTTTTATCCTGGCCGTAAATTGTACACATCCCTCCGCTACCTGTTTCTGTTCATCCATGGGGACAGGTCCAAAAGCCAAAAAAGGCTATGATCTCCTACTCACAGAAATTGTCGAATCAAATAAAGCCCCCTATTATGTTATTGAGCCAGGAACCGCTTGCGGTGAAGAACTCTTATCGCTGATTCAAAAAGAAAATGTTTCAGAAGAAGAACTCAACAAAGAACAACAAACCTTAAAAGAAGCTGAGCAGAAAATCACTCGACAACTGGATACCCATGGCATCAAAGAACTTCTCTACAACAACCTGAATCATCCCCGGTGGGAACAAACCGCTCTCCGCTGCCTTTCTTGTGCTAACTGCACGTTTGTTTGCCCCACCTGTTTTTGTTCAACCCTGATCGATATCCCTCGAAAAGCAAACGAAGTAGAAAGATGGATGGTATGGGATTCCTGTTTTAGCCTGGAATTTACTCATACCCCCTCGGGAAGCACAAGAAAAACAGTTCTTGCCCGATACAGACAATGGATGACTCACAAACTGGCCTCATGGATTGATCAATTCGGGACTTCAGGATGTGTGGGTTGTGGCCGTTGCATAACCTGGTGTCCTGTTGGAATCGATATCACAGAGGAAGCCGCTATTATTCGAAAAACATCTCCCATAGAAAAGCTATCTTAA
- a CDS encoding FAD/NAD(P)-binding protein, whose product MDHPLNPAPSPFVPQLFIVEEKKKESSSVFTLYLSSIEKKPFYFSPGQFNMLSAIGGGEAAISIASDPTDTLHLIHTIRIVGNVTQALNRLQQKDFVFVRGPYGKGWPIEQAKDKTLVLVAGGIGLPPLLPIIHKANKEKEFFKKLILLYGARTKDDLLFIPFLEKMANEKIIDLHITIDRPSRDWKGHVGTVTTLVSNLTIDPQQTVVFCCGPEIMMRFTAREFERREVPKDNIFCSLERNMKCAIGICGHCQLWGYFLCKDGPVFPYGRIQELLTIEEL is encoded by the coding sequence ATGGACCACCCTCTTAATCCAGCACCTAGCCCTTTTGTTCCCCAATTGTTCATCGTTGAAGAAAAAAAGAAGGAATCTTCCTCTGTTTTTACTCTTTATCTTAGCTCGATAGAAAAAAAACCATTTTATTTTTCTCCTGGACAGTTCAACATGCTTTCGGCTATTGGGGGAGGAGAAGCCGCTATATCTATCGCAAGCGATCCCACAGACACCCTCCATCTCATCCATACCATCCGCATTGTGGGCAATGTCACCCAGGCGTTAAATAGGCTTCAACAAAAAGATTTTGTTTTCGTACGCGGCCCTTACGGCAAAGGTTGGCCAATAGAACAGGCTAAAGATAAAACTCTTGTCCTTGTAGCCGGAGGCATAGGATTACCCCCCTTGCTTCCCATAATACATAAGGCTAACAAAGAGAAGGAGTTTTTTAAAAAATTGATTCTCCTCTATGGGGCAAGAACAAAAGACGATCTTCTTTTCATTCCTTTTTTGGAGAAGATGGCCAATGAAAAAATCATCGATTTGCATATCACCATTGACCGGCCTAGCCGCGACTGGAAAGGACACGTCGGCACGGTAACCACTCTTGTCTCCAACCTAACTATTGATCCCCAACAGACTGTAGTGTTTTGTTGCGGACCTGAAATTATGATGCGGTTTACCGCAAGAGAGTTTGAACGCCGAGAAGTTCCTAAAGATAACATTTTTTGTTCCTTAGAACGAAATATGAAATGTGCTATTGGCATTTGTGGACATTGTCAGCTTTGGGGTTATTTTCTATGTAAGGATGGCCCTGTTTTCCCTTATGGAAGAATCCAGGAATTGTTAACTATTGAAGAGCTCTAG
- a CDS encoding NADH-quinone oxidoreductase subunit B family protein, translating to MTKIAIWKFTSCDGCQLSLLDLEEDLLEIAKHFEISYFLEASSKRADPPYDISLVEGSITTEEAKRKIMDIRAQSKYLVTIGACATAGGIQALRNFASLQSFKQRVYPRPEVIDVLPTSLPISHYVRVDYELQGCPINKLQLLQLLYSYSRDLRPSFSSGSVCMECKRRAIPCVMVASKTLCLGPVTHGGCGAICPSFGRGCYGCYGPKETPNSASLCQWAKDELDFDPLALDHAFKKFYCIAEGFKLSHES from the coding sequence ATGACTAAAATTGCCATCTGGAAATTTACTTCTTGTGATGGATGCCAACTTAGCTTGTTAGACCTCGAAGAAGATCTTCTGGAAATAGCCAAGCATTTTGAGATCTCCTATTTTCTCGAAGCAAGCAGCAAAAGGGCTGATCCACCTTACGACATTTCACTCGTCGAAGGATCAATCACTACGGAAGAGGCAAAACGCAAAATTATGGATATACGCGCCCAGTCCAAATATCTCGTTACTATTGGAGCTTGTGCTACTGCAGGAGGCATACAAGCTTTAAGAAACTTTGCTTCCCTTCAAAGTTTCAAGCAAAGGGTATATCCACGTCCCGAAGTCATAGATGTTCTGCCTACCTCTCTGCCCATATCCCACTATGTCCGGGTTGATTATGAACTTCAAGGTTGTCCAATCAACAAATTGCAGCTGCTTCAGCTTCTTTATTCTTATAGCCGTGATCTCCGACCTTCCTTTTCTAGTGGAAGTGTGTGCATGGAATGTAAAAGAAGGGCCATTCCTTGTGTAATGGTAGCCAGCAAAACTCTCTGTCTTGGTCCCGTCACTCATGGAGGCTGTGGTGCAATCTGCCCGAGCTTTGGCAGAGGCTGTTACGGCTGTTACGGCCCAAAAGAAACACCCAATAGTGCTTCTCTTTGCCAGTGGGCAAAGGATGAGTTGGATTTCGATCCCCTGGCCTTAGACCATGCCTTCAAGAAGTTCTACTGTATTGCCGAAGGATTTAAACTTTCTCATGAAAGCTGA
- a CDS encoding Ni/Fe hydrogenase subunit alpha — protein sequence MKAESKQPVHLSVSALSRVEGEGGLWIKIENGKVLRTELRIFEAPRFFESFLIGRHFYEPPDITARICGICPVAYQISSTAAIENSVGLTVPECIWQLRRLLYCGEWIESHGLHVFFLHAPGFLGYPSLMDMAKDYPKEVSWGLQIKKAGNALIRAIAGREIHPINVRVGGFYHVPEKKELESLLDSLKKGLDYSLQAIKWIGSVCSFPSFKKEYTFVALKNDSCYPIERGRLYCGEQALALEEFESYFTEEQTDYSHALRWLDSHAKPCVAGPLARFNLNYHPLPTFIKDILKETPLEYPCMNPFQSILVRLVEIAYAFDEAIKLIDKYEPPEPCYLPLEPCAAVGYGISEAPRGLLYHRYLMDDKGLIRGAKIVPPTCFNLASAEEDIKNWIESHLNDTAEKLTADCEQLVRNYDPCISCATHFLKLKFL from the coding sequence ATGAAAGCTGAAAGTAAGCAACCTGTCCACCTTTCGGTTTCAGCCCTATCACGCGTTGAAGGCGAAGGAGGGCTTTGGATTAAAATAGAAAATGGGAAAGTCTTAAGAACCGAGCTGCGTATATTCGAAGCTCCCCGCTTTTTTGAATCTTTTTTAATAGGCAGACATTTTTACGAGCCACCTGATATTACTGCTAGAATTTGTGGCATATGTCCTGTAGCCTACCAGATCAGTTCAACCGCCGCGATCGAAAATAGCGTTGGGCTTACTGTCCCTGAATGTATTTGGCAATTGCGCCGGCTCCTTTATTGTGGAGAATGGATAGAAAGTCATGGTTTACATGTTTTCTTTCTCCATGCTCCCGGATTTTTAGGCTATCCAAGCCTAATGGATATGGCTAAAGACTATCCTAAAGAAGTGAGCTGGGGCTTGCAGATTAAAAAAGCGGGCAACGCTCTTATACGAGCAATCGCTGGCCGAGAGATCCATCCTATTAATGTGCGTGTGGGCGGTTTTTATCATGTTCCTGAAAAAAAAGAGCTTGAGAGTCTTTTGGATTCCCTAAAAAAGGGATTAGACTATAGTCTTCAAGCCATAAAATGGATCGGCTCTGTCTGTTCATTTCCTTCATTCAAAAAAGAGTATACATTTGTTGCTTTAAAGAATGATAGCTGCTATCCCATAGAAAGAGGGAGACTTTATTGTGGAGAACAGGCTCTAGCCCTTGAAGAGTTTGAGAGCTATTTTACTGAAGAACAAACCGATTATTCCCATGCTCTCAGATGGTTGGATAGCCACGCAAAACCTTGTGTTGCTGGTCCTCTTGCACGTTTCAATTTAAATTATCATCCCTTGCCGACTTTTATAAAGGATATCCTCAAAGAAACTCCTTTAGAATATCCCTGTATGAATCCTTTCCAATCCATACTTGTAAGACTTGTAGAAATCGCTTATGCATTTGATGAAGCAATAAAATTGATTGATAAATATGAACCTCCTGAACCATGTTATCTCCCTTTAGAACCTTGCGCTGCTGTAGGCTATGGTATAAGTGAAGCCCCCCGTGGCCTGCTTTATCACCGTTATCTTATGGATGACAAAGGACTTATAAGAGGGGCCAAAATCGTCCCTCCTACCTGTTTTAACTTGGCCTCTGCTGAAGAAGACATAAAAAATTGGATTGAGTCTCACCTAAACGACACGGCCGAAAAGTTAACAGCTGATTGTGAACAGCTTGTTAGAAACTATGATCCGTGTATTTCCTGTGCGACCCATTTTCTTAAATTAAAATTTTTGTAG
- a CDS encoding cyclic nucleotide-binding domain-containing protein: MKSIKLQLSEHPFLRDIREDYIDTLSELVMNVSYKAQSYLFLEGQKADQFFLIQKGLIALESYFPDRGFLTLQTIGAGHVVGWSWICPPFLWHFSARVVEPVDALVFDAVRLNQTMEANPSLGYAITKRIIPLILDRLQATRLQFLDIYGPPS, translated from the coding sequence ATGAAATCCATAAAACTGCAGCTCTCTGAGCATCCTTTCCTAAGAGACATTAGAGAAGATTACATAGATACATTATCTGAGCTGGTTATGAACGTTTCCTATAAAGCTCAAAGTTATCTTTTCTTGGAAGGACAAAAAGCTGACCAATTTTTTCTGATCCAAAAAGGGCTTATCGCTCTGGAAAGTTATTTTCCAGATCGAGGTTTTCTCACCCTCCAAACCATAGGTGCGGGCCATGTCGTGGGATGGTCCTGGATATGTCCCCCTTTTCTTTGGCATTTTTCTGCTCGAGTCGTTGAACCCGTAGATGCCTTGGTCTTTGATGCAGTCCGACTCAATCAAACGATGGAGGCTAATCCTTCTTTGGGTTACGCGATAACAAAAAGAATTATTCCCTTGATACTCGATAGGCTACAAGCCACGCGGCTGCAATTTTTGGATATCTATGGACCACCCTCTTAA
- a CDS encoding dihydroorotate dehydrogenase-like protein, with translation MSVSLETTYLGLKLSSPLIPSASPLSKSLDTVKVLEEMGAGAIVLYSLFEEDIEKETSSLEQSLTVGAESFAEALSYVPDVPTLRIGPDYYLDHLMRVKQSVGIPVIASLNAQNPGQWIKFAKLIEEAGADGLELNLYSIPTIASLSSQELEKKYLEVIKACRQAVKIPIAVKLSPFFTNFFSFSSLVEQTEVNGLVLFNRFFQPDIDLENMNVEPRITLSTENELLLRITWIGILFNRLKLDLSATGGVLTATDALKAILSGATTVQLCSALLYHGVEYLKTIRNGMVEWMEKKGYYSVSSIRGLLSQKNCPDPSSYERAQYVYALSVYPTPSLSGLEKKERG, from the coding sequence ATGAGTGTCAGCTTAGAAACAACCTATTTAGGCTTGAAACTTTCTTCTCCACTTATTCCTTCGGCCTCTCCCTTAAGCAAATCACTTGATACTGTAAAAGTTCTGGAAGAAATGGGAGCGGGAGCCATTGTTCTTTATTCTCTTTTTGAAGAGGATATTGAAAAAGAAACATCGAGCCTGGAGCAATCGTTAACGGTGGGAGCTGAGTCTTTTGCCGAAGCTCTTAGCTATGTTCCTGATGTCCCAACTTTACGGATAGGTCCAGATTATTATCTTGATCATTTAATGAGGGTAAAGCAATCGGTGGGGATCCCGGTGATTGCCAGTTTAAACGCGCAGAACCCTGGCCAATGGATAAAGTTTGCAAAACTAATCGAAGAAGCAGGAGCTGACGGCTTGGAACTTAATCTCTATTCCATCCCCACGATAGCTAGCCTTTCTTCACAGGAGCTGGAAAAGAAATACTTGGAAGTTATCAAGGCTTGTCGGCAGGCTGTAAAAATCCCCATTGCGGTCAAATTAAGTCCTTTCTTTACCAACTTTTTCTCTTTTTCCAGTCTTGTAGAACAAACAGAAGTCAACGGGCTTGTTCTGTTTAATCGTTTTTTTCAGCCTGATATTGATTTGGAAAATATGAATGTTGAACCGAGGATTACTTTAAGTACAGAAAATGAATTGCTTTTAAGAATTACCTGGATAGGCATACTCTTTAACCGGTTAAAGCTTGATCTATCTGCAACAGGAGGAGTATTGACGGCAACAGATGCCTTGAAAGCCATTCTTTCGGGAGCCACTACTGTTCAACTCTGTTCTGCTCTTCTCTATCATGGTGTGGAGTATTTGAAAACGATCAGAAACGGGATGGTCGAATGGATGGAAAAGAAAGGCTATTATTCGGTCAGTTCGATCCGAGGGTTATTAAGTCAGAAAAATTGTCCTGATCCATCGAGCTATGAAAGAGCTCAGTATGTTTATGCCCTTTCGGTTTATCCAACCCCTTCTCTTTCTGGTTTAGAAAAAAAAGAAAGAGGATAA
- the nifJ gene encoding pyruvate:ferredoxin (flavodoxin) oxidoreductase: MANISLKTVDANEAVAQVAYLLSEVIALYPITPASPMGEWVDKWRTEKKTNLWGLLPQVVEMQSEGGVAGAIHGALLSGSLATTFTASQGLLLMLPNMFKIAGELLPAVFHVASRTVATHALSIFGDHSDVMAARSTGFALLNSQSVQEAADIAVVAHLSALESSLPFLHFFDGFRTSHEINTVELVDETLLKELVSLEPIMRFRQRALNPEKPLLYGSSQNPDTFFQARERINPYYSACPGIVQTVMDRFGKLTGRYYEIYEYHGDPQATLVVVVMGSAAETVCSVVDDLNKKGWKTGVVKVRLFGPFDQHRFLSSFPPTTRSIAVLDRCKEPTAAGEPLLLQVSSAILNNALKKDFPFQNIPRVIGGRYGLSSKEFSPAMAKAVFDHLSKEEGWSDFTVGIVDDVSDRSIPVDESYSLEKQYRYEAVFYGLGSDGTVSANKNTVKIVGEEGKLFAQGYFVYDSKKSGSLTISHLRFDTQPIAAPYLVEKPHFVGCHQFEFIFKYDVLKGIQKEGILLLNSPFGAEQTWSKLPEAVQKKIKDKKIRFFIIDAYKIAKESGLGSRINTIMQVSFFELSKLIAIEDALTFIKKHIRSSYGYRGEEVINRNYEALEKARTALFEIDYEQKPFSSIPQFSLIPKEAPRYVKEVIGKMIALEGDKLPVSCFSPYGDFPTATSQWEKRNISIEVPLWEPSICIQCGKCVIACPHSVIRAKVYEPSYLEKAPSGFLKAQPRYPEWEGLLYSIAVSEADCTGCQICVDVCPAFDKYQPAKKALNMTVRKDLFDESRMEHFAFFESLPDVEKDKIDCQSLRDVALLRPLFEYPGACAGCGESPYLKLLSQLFGDRMLIANATGCSSIYGGNLPTTPWAKDKEGRGPAWANSLFEDNAEFGLGLYLGVDQLRNLTQKRLLDLTKKGVIENGLVQDLIEAEEKSPKEYSDQRKRIKLLQEKLKTLEQPEAYELLKLSGYLSRKSVWIIGGDGWAYDIGLGGLIHVLALNYKVNVLVLDTEVYSNTGGQASKATPRGAVAKFAASGKTTPKMDLALMAISLGNVYVASVAVGADEEHTINAFLEADAFEGPSLILAYAHCIAHGIDMAKAMHHQKSVVASGRWPIFRYNPKGYADGKHLKLDWTRLIEGFEKTELSENRFRMLFLSDPERAEDLLALALADCRNRFEYYKKMN; encoded by the coding sequence GTGGCAAACATTTCTTTAAAAACAGTGGATGCCAACGAGGCAGTAGCCCAGGTAGCCTATCTACTGAGTGAAGTCATAGCTCTTTATCCCATCACACCCGCATCACCCATGGGAGAATGGGTTGATAAATGGAGAACAGAAAAAAAAACGAACCTTTGGGGTTTACTTCCACAAGTTGTTGAAATGCAAAGTGAAGGAGGGGTTGCGGGCGCGATCCATGGTGCTCTTTTATCGGGAAGCCTGGCGACAACATTCACCGCTTCACAAGGGCTATTGCTTATGCTTCCCAATATGTTTAAGATAGCGGGCGAGCTTTTGCCCGCTGTTTTCCATGTTGCCTCAAGAACGGTAGCTACTCATGCCTTATCCATTTTCGGAGACCATAGTGATGTCATGGCGGCGAGGTCAACTGGATTTGCTCTTTTGAACTCCCAGTCAGTCCAGGAAGCTGCTGACATTGCTGTTGTCGCCCATCTATCGGCTTTGGAGTCTTCGCTTCCTTTTCTTCATTTTTTTGATGGTTTTCGAACCAGTCACGAAATCAACACGGTCGAATTGGTGGATGAGACCTTGCTTAAAGAGTTAGTGTCTTTAGAGCCAATCATGAGATTTAGACAAAGAGCGCTTAATCCTGAAAAACCCTTACTCTATGGAAGTTCTCAAAATCCCGATACCTTTTTTCAAGCCCGGGAAAGGATTAATCCTTACTATTCGGCTTGTCCTGGAATTGTCCAAACCGTCATGGATAGATTTGGGAAACTGACTGGCCGATACTATGAGATTTATGAATATCATGGAGACCCGCAAGCGACCTTGGTTGTTGTCGTCATGGGGTCAGCGGCTGAAACTGTTTGTTCAGTTGTGGATGATCTTAACAAAAAAGGTTGGAAGACAGGAGTGGTTAAAGTCAGGTTATTTGGTCCTTTTGATCAACATCGATTTTTAAGTTCTTTTCCTCCAACTACTCGCTCAATCGCTGTACTGGACCGATGCAAGGAACCAACAGCGGCGGGAGAACCCCTTCTTCTCCAAGTTTCTTCGGCTATATTGAACAATGCATTAAAGAAAGATTTTCCTTTTCAAAATATACCTCGTGTAATCGGGGGAAGGTATGGGTTGTCTTCCAAAGAATTTAGCCCAGCTATGGCCAAAGCGGTGTTCGATCATTTGTCTAAAGAGGAGGGATGGAGTGATTTTACGGTAGGGATAGTCGATGACGTCAGCGATAGAAGCATACCTGTAGATGAATCCTATTCGCTAGAAAAACAGTATAGGTATGAAGCGGTATTTTACGGGTTAGGTTCGGATGGAACGGTAAGTGCAAATAAAAATACGGTTAAAATAGTGGGTGAAGAAGGCAAGCTTTTTGCCCAAGGCTATTTTGTTTATGATTCTAAAAAATCGGGTTCATTGACGATCTCTCACTTGCGTTTCGATACTCAACCCATTGCTGCTCCATACTTGGTGGAAAAACCCCATTTTGTAGGCTGCCATCAATTTGAGTTTATTTTTAAATACGATGTGTTGAAAGGGATTCAAAAGGAAGGGATTCTACTTCTCAATAGTCCTTTTGGAGCTGAACAAACATGGAGTAAGCTTCCTGAAGCGGTCCAGAAAAAAATAAAAGATAAAAAGATCCGTTTTTTTATTATTGATGCTTATAAAATTGCGAAGGAATCGGGCTTGGGCAGTCGGATAAATACGATTATGCAGGTTTCGTTTTTTGAGCTGTCCAAACTCATTGCTATCGAAGATGCACTGACCTTTATTAAAAAGCATATTCGAAGTAGTTATGGGTACCGGGGTGAGGAAGTAATCAATCGAAATTATGAAGCTTTAGAAAAAGCCCGAACCGCCCTTTTTGAAATTGACTATGAACAAAAACCCTTTAGTTCAATTCCTCAGTTTTCCCTCATTCCCAAAGAGGCTCCTCGATATGTAAAAGAAGTAATAGGAAAAATGATCGCTTTAGAAGGGGATAAGCTGCCCGTGAGCTGTTTTTCTCCTTATGGAGATTTCCCCACGGCGACATCCCAGTGGGAAAAACGCAACATTTCTATTGAAGTCCCTTTATGGGAGCCTTCGATCTGTATTCAGTGTGGCAAATGTGTTATTGCTTGCCCTCATAGCGTCATTCGGGCAAAGGTATATGAACCCAGCTATTTAGAAAAAGCACCAAGTGGTTTTTTGAAAGCTCAGCCGAGATATCCTGAATGGGAAGGTTTATTGTATTCAATCGCCGTATCGGAGGCTGATTGTACGGGTTGTCAAATCTGTGTAGATGTTTGTCCAGCCTTCGATAAATACCAGCCTGCAAAGAAGGCCCTTAACATGACTGTGCGCAAGGACCTTTTTGATGAATCAAGAATGGAACATTTTGCGTTTTTCGAGTCACTTCCAGATGTAGAGAAAGACAAAATCGATTGCCAATCGTTAAGGGACGTTGCCCTCTTGCGTCCTCTCTTTGAATATCCTGGAGCTTGTGCTGGGTGTGGTGAATCTCCTTACTTGAAGTTACTTAGCCAACTTTTTGGAGATAGAATGCTTATCGCCAATGCAACTGGCTGTTCCTCGATTTATGGAGGTAATTTGCCAACAACTCCATGGGCTAAAGACAAGGAAGGCAGGGGCCCAGCTTGGGCCAATTCCTTGTTTGAAGACAATGCAGAGTTTGGCCTTGGACTTTATCTTGGGGTTGATCAACTCCGAAACTTGACTCAGAAACGGCTATTGGATTTGACTAAAAAGGGAGTTATAGAAAATGGTCTTGTTCAAGATTTAATTGAAGCTGAAGAAAAAAGCCCAAAGGAATATTCCGACCAAAGAAAACGGATAAAACTTCTCCAAGAAAAACTTAAAACGTTGGAGCAGCCTGAAGCCTATGAGCTTTTAAAGCTTTCTGGTTATCTTTCAAGAAAAAGCGTGTGGATTATAGGAGGAGATGGCTGGGCTTATGACATAGGCCTAGGGGGACTTATCCATGTCTTAGCGCTTAACTACAAGGTCAACGTTTTGGTCTTGGATACCGAAGTTTATTCTAATACAGGGGGGCAAGCCTCAAAAGCCACACCTCGAGGTGCAGTAGCCAAATTTGCAGCTTCAGGAAAAACAACGCCTAAAATGGATTTAGCCCTCATGGCCATTTCCCTGGGCAATGTTTATGTGGCATCTGTGGCAGTTGGAGCGGATGAAGAACACACGATCAATGCTTTCTTGGAGGCCGATGCTTTCGAAGGGCCTAGTCTTATCCTTGCCTATGCGCATTGCATCGCTCATGGTATTGACATGGCAAAGGCGATGCATCACCAGAAATCCGTTGTAGCTTCGGGCAGATGGCCGATATTTCGTTACAATCCCAAGGGATATGCTGACGGCAAACATCTGAAGCTTGATTGGACAAGGCTGATAGAAGGTTTTGAGAAAACTGAACTAAGCGAGAATAGGTTTAGAATGCTTTTTTTAAGTGATCCCGAACGTGCTGAGGACCTGCTTGCCTTGGCTCTTGCTGATTGTCGGAACCGTTTCGAATATTACAAAAAAATGAATTAA